The genomic window AATGTAATAACCAGTTAGGACATTGTATTAGAATCTACTGGAAACTGAAAACTGAGCCAACACAcacaaaaaagagagagaaatcaCAGCCATGTGGCTTATGTCAACATAATGGTTGACTGCCGTATAAAAGACACACCAAGGCAACATAGAAGCACAAAGTCctattttttaattaaaaatCACAAAGGTTTGATGTCTTAAGGACTGCCCCACAAGCAAGAATCTGCTGTATGTTGGAAACTAAAAATTGAGCAATGTATTAGAATCTGATAGAAGCAAGTAAGAATCTGATGGAAACTAAAAACTGAGCATACATACAAAATTTCATGGTGAAAAGCAAGAGATGAAGCAAGCAAATTAACCACAAGTATGATCATGGTGCATAAGGACCACCATTCACTGTCACTATAACATGACCAAAAGAGAACTAAACCCTAAATCCAAACAGCAAATTGACAAATCATATCCCTAACTTGCCTTTTGTGGCTGTTTGCGGCGTTTTGAGCGGAGGTTGTAATGGCTGCCAGTAGTTGGTGAGCAAGACGAAGCCGACGACGCTGCTAGTTTGGGCAGCGTTGATCACAACTGGACGAAACATCCCTTCTATGTCTGCAGTGCAATCATAGAGCACACTTGTAAGATGACAAATATAATCTGAAAAACTGAACATTAAAAGGGGTGAAGAACATTACATGTGTACTGTCTAACATAATCTGAACAAGTATATCAACAGAGAATTCATTGTGTACGAAGTTAACACTAATGAAGCCTTAAGGTATACTATTCACCACTTAGGCAAGAATGAGCTAAAACAATCAACTATATGTACACAAAGATTCAGAACCATTGTTTGGGTTTACAGTCAATTTTTGCTTGCTGGGAAACTATGTGGCATCATTATGAGGCATAAATGCCAAAGCGCTAAAAAGCTATGTGACAAAACAAAATCATTTAATTTCTTTGGGCACAGGGTTTATCTTCCGCATCTAGGACTTGGAAGATGCAGAGATAAGTGAAAACACCCGTACTTGACATCTAAGTGTGACATTTCCTTGCTTATTTGGCATACCCCCACGCATATTCTACATATAGCTATTTCAGACTCTAGTCCTGTTTAGTACGTATGAATACCAAAGCAATGATAAATCAGGCCAAGCTCAAAGACCAATTGCGTTGATACAACAATCAAATAAACAACAGTTAGCAAATGGTGATTCGAAGGTTAACTAAGTCATTAAGCATCATCTGCCAGATCTGTTCAGAAAGTATTCAGAAACATAGTCCTAAAATATGTACGTAGAGCACTTCTGTAATATATAGAAACAAGATGTGGGGATTTCTATCGGACACATAGAGGAGCAGACATGAGTACATTTTGGATCTCAGATCAAACTGCGCCGGCGTCGGGTTCCAGGGGGCTTACCGTTGTGGAAGGAGTCACCGTTGATGGAGGCGGGTCCGGGGAGGGAGGCCGAGACCATTGTCACCGAGGCCGGCGAGAGTGAGGGAAACCCTAGCCGCGCGGAGGTCAAACTACAAGACGACCAGCTGTGGCTCAGAGGTGGCCAGGTGAGAGGACAGAGGCGTGGGATTCGGGTTACCTGGCTTGCCGTAGGCGCCGTCGATGGAGGTGGGGTGGGGGAAGAGGACGACAACACTATAACCGCAGCCCCGGCGAGGAGGACAGCGTACAGAGGCAGACGTGCCCGGATCTGGCATTGTGCACTCCTAAAAACCTGAAACACAAATCTGAATCCTTCGGCCTGTTGAtttgctcgtatctggcttataagccatggcttataaaccaatgaataatattttttcctCACACCAAACCAGACAATAGTACTTTTAATcataacttataagccaaactAGCCTAAACGAATAGAGCGCTTGCCGCTGCTGCCCATCGCCGCTGACCGACGGTGACCTCGCTGCCCCCCACTCCAACCCCCTATCAATGTCGAAGAGACATAAACTTAGCTTGAACCCATAGACTGATGGAGCCAAACTAGTTGGAGGGGGTAACCACGGGTGAGACGAAACTAGTTGGAGGGGGTAAACTGATGGAGCCAAACTAGTTGGAGGGGGTAACCACGGGTGAGACGAAACGGTCAACCGTTTCTAAATGAatcattgtgtgtgtgtgtgtgtgtgcgcattCTGATTTACAGCGAGTGTGACGCACCCAGTGCAAGAAGATGGCCAATACACatgaccgaattttttactatttagcccttttttcgaaagtttctctcaaatagacccctggcggaaagaattccagaaatggacccttggctcggcgccagagtgactggcgccgagctcggcgccacggtcactggcgccgaggtcctgggcacgggaaaatggcctgccaggggctcggcgccagagtgactggcgccgagctcggcgccatagtgaatggcgccgagacatctgcatttaacccagcctgcacttcttcTCCGAGCGctcttcctcttatttctcctccGTCTTGggttttttctcgccacttcaccctacctcacaatcACCGGCAACTTAGAATTTTATACAATGCAAGTAGTGCTTTCTCAATTTCAACTCTTATGAACAAGTAAAACATCCTGTAAGCACTGGTCACATCTAGCTAAACTAGGCACGGCAAAACGGGATGGGTGCCTATCAGTCATCACGTTGTTGTTGTTGGCCTAGAGCACCCTGCCGTCCATCCCGTCAAGAAGACCCGACCACATCCCTTTCACCGGCGGCAGCTGCGCCACGAACGCTTGCCACGGTGGGTACCCCACGCCGCTGCCGCGGACGCGCCCGTCCATCCGGAGGGAGAGGTACCTGCAACGCATCGTCGACATCCAATGGTAAGATAACAAGAAACGAAGAACAGACCATTCATCACTGCGACATGATAAGACTGAAATCTTCTTCTTCTTAACCAATAGGCTTGGTGCTCATTTCGAATCGAGAAGAGTTTAAAATTTTTACAAGAAACTAGACAAAATTGAAATCTTTAGAACAATGACGTTGGGAAACCAGGCGAGTTTCGCGAGGTGCTTACACTGGGGAATCAGATGGCACGCCGGCCAGCTTCTTCTGATCGTCTAACCACCTGCATCAGATGCATGAAAGTGGCGATCAACGCGAGACTAATCAAGGTTATAGATGGACAAAGGTGTTATAAGCTGAGCATGTTGAATTAATTTCGTACTGCGCCCATTCAGTTGTGTACACCGGCGTGAGCTGCCACAGCCTCTTGCTCCTCCGggcgacgtcgtcgtcgtcgtcgacgacGCCGTCCTCGTCGCCGCCGTCGAGCTGCAGCTCGGGCGTGTTCCCGTCCGTGGCGAAGGGCACCGCCAGCACGGCCCTCTCCGCGAGCTCCCTCAGGAACGGCTGGCTCCTGCGGAACGACTCGGCGACGAACTCCGCGGGGCCCGCCACGATGACGAGCCGCGCGGTGCCCCGCAGCTCGCTGAGCGTGAACGGCCTGCCGGCGCCGACGcggagcctgagcctggacagGC from Miscanthus floridulus cultivar M001 chromosome 11, ASM1932011v1, whole genome shotgun sequence includes these protein-coding regions:
- the LOC136493311 gene encoding protein LOW PSII ACCUMULATION 1, chloroplastic-like isoform X1, with protein sequence MAATLPVPVPVPVPYALRLRAPLPISWRVSRKPALSCSRACRAGVRCSAANKPSPPPPTTPDSSEVSSMAKIRSEVLSPFRSVRMFFYLAFMASGTLGGLIALARLLPALSSDPARAAGAADTLKGLGIDVAAVSLFAFLYSRESKAKDAQVARLAREERLSRLRLRVGAGRPFTLSELRGTARLVIVAGPAEFVAESFRRSQPFLRELAERAVLAVPFATDGNTPELQLDGGDEDGVVDDDDDVARRSKRLWQLTPVYTTEWAQWLDDQKKLAGVPSDSPVYLSLRMDGRVRGSGVGYPPWQAFVAQLPPVKGMWSGLLDGMDGRVL
- the LOC136493311 gene encoding protein LOW PSII ACCUMULATION 1, chloroplastic-like isoform X2, producing the protein MAKIRSEVLSPFRSVRMFFYLAFMASGTLGGLIALARLLPALSSDPARAAGAADTLKGLGIDVAAVSLFAFLYSRESKAKDAQVARLAREERLSRLRLRVGAGRPFTLSELRGTARLVIVAGPAEFVAESFRRSQPFLRELAERAVLAVPFATDGNTPELQLDGGDEDGVVDDDDDVARRSKRLWQLTPVYTTEWAQWLDDQKKLAGVPSDSPVYLSLRMDGRVRGSGVGYPPWQAFVAQLPPVKGMWSGLLDGMDGRVL